ATCTGCATTTACACGAAGCTGGGATACCGCAAATCGTTAAGCACGCAGAGAAGTCTTCCGGCGCGTTTGAAAGTCCTGGTCTTCCAGCCTACGGTGGAGTTCAATCAGGCCGTTGAGCTTGACAACGGAACAGTTCCTGGAGATCACCTGGGAGCCGCTGGATTGAGCTCCCATTTGTTTGCCCACCAGTTCCGCCACTGGTCGTGGGTGCAGCGCCAGAATGGTGGAAAGTCAAATGCAGCAAGGGAAAAGGCAAAGAGGACAGTCCGGAAGCGAGCTGTAATTACGCGCCTAAAGATTGGTCCCCGACTAGCGGTACGCAAAGCACGCGAGCTATCTTCCGGCAAAACTTTAAAGAAGTCCTCCGGTCCCCGAGACGATATTGACCGGGATGCCCTGAGGAATATGCGAACATTGCGCGTCAAATGGGCGCCGGAGGAGGATCGTTTGCTAAAGATGGGCCGGGCCGTTTACATGTTCATTGATGCACCCACAATGACCTTGGCCTTGTGCGACTTGGCTGTTGTCTGTCGCGATTTGATTCGCCGCTGGCTGGGCATCTGCAACAAGACAACTCAGGCCTGCGTGCGCCGCGTTCAGTTTATGGTGAAGATGAAGCGCGACATACCGGACGTGCCCAGCTGGATCTACGCAATGCAAACGCAGCCACAGTTCAACACGGTGTACAACGAACGATTTCTGAGCCAGCTGAAGCGGGATTATCCCAATAAGACCGATTTTCAAAGCGCGCTGATGACTCACTTTGCCCTAATGATGGCCAAACTGCAGCGAATGATTGCGAAATCTGtaagttaaataaaagtaGCACTTGTTGTACATACTTTTTAATCTTTCTTGAATCCAGCAAGGTTCTGTTAGTCGCCAGTTCTTGCTGCCCGACTCCTTGGACGCCTTTGGCAGCCAACTACGCGAGTGTCGATCGGCGCACGAGGAGCAGCAACTGCTATTCCAGGACCCCGCTTCGGAGACGGATCTACAGGTGGCCGTAGCTCATGGCGTGTTGCACAGCAACATATGCTGCGCCAAGGACAAGACGCTGCTGAATCTGCAGACTTTTGAGATCTACAAGCACTTTTCCGAGGAGGTGCTCAACTCAGCCTTCAACAAAGCGCGTGCGGATTCGTTGCTAGTTGCGGTGAAGAGGCGAAACATTCAGTCGGCTGCCAGCCGCCAAATCTCTGGACCTGGTCATTTGCTGAGTTCAAAGTACAAGTACCGCCTGATCTACACCAAGCTGACGCACTTCCTCTACGACAGCTTCTTTGCATTGGACCAGAAGCTGCGGGCAGACCAGGAGCAACAGCTATCCTCGCCGCATTTCGGCCAACTCCTGGTGATGGGGGAGTGGTTGTCGGAAAACAGGCTACGTATTTCACTTCAGCTGCCCACAAATATCCTGACCGTGGACACCACCACCATGGGCAGGCAGAGTGGTTGCCACTCAGATCGAATTCTGGATCACTACAGCTGCATCTTCGACAACGCCCCGCAAACCGAGTACTCTAAGCGGTTGGAGGGCGAGTGCAGTGGACGCCAAGCGTCGCGTGTGCGTTTTCATCCGGCCAACCTGAGCTTTCGCCTCCCGACCAGTGCTTATAATCAGCTCTCCAAACTGCAGCTGCGTGCCATGCATTTCTTCTGTGCATTAGATGCCTTGGGTGAGGCCATCACTTTAAGCCAGTCGCGTTTGGAGCAGTTCGACTGCCCCTTCGCCAACTGCATTATGCGCAGTGGCAACTATTTAAACGCCGTCGAGCGGATTGCCCACGAGCAGCGACCCATTCTGCGGCAACTGGTGGCCGATGCTTTACCATCGCAGCAGTTCGTGCTGGAATCGCATCCAGCGGGGACACCCCTCACAGTGACCAACGCCAATCTTCTGCCGTTTGCCCAGCAACTGGAGGCGTTCTGGCGGCAAAGACAACGAACGACGGAGCTTAAGGATTTGGGTAAGACGCTGGAGGAACGAACCCAGCACAAGCTCACCGACTGGCGTTCCATTTGTGCTGAGCTGCTTGATGATGAGCCACATGCATGGGAGGCGGATCGCGTTCAGGAGTACGAACCTGCACTGAACAAGGAAGAGCGTGCTCGAGCGCAGGATGTGTTTGTAGTTCATCTCCCCACCATTGGAATAAAGGTTGTGGAACAGCCGGAAACCAAACAGACAATTGACAGCCTGCGTACTTCGGTTCTTGACAAGGTTCTTAAGTATGTCTTAACTAGAAACTTTCTCGAATTATTACCCTTAACCACTTTATTTTGGTTTACTTACAGAACTACCTACTGGCAGTACACGGAGAACAGCTTTGAAAGCCTTAGGCCTAAACTGCACGAGAGTGGATTCGATGACCGTGCCATCCGCCACATGGAGGACATACTTTGCCACATTGAAAAGCATTCACTCGGTGTGAAGGGCCTGGAGTTGAGGCGGATATTTCCCCTGGGAGATTTCCTGTTGGAAACTCTTCATCTACTAGCTGACCACAATCTAATCAAGCGAGTGGGCATAGTTAGTGTCATGTATGTTCACAAAAACCACATCTGCAACTGGGTGGTGCACACGTTTCACATCAAGAGATTGGAGCGAGAAAAAGTGCAGTCCATGGTGGCGGCGGCACCTGGAACACTCCTAGCCGTCGTTGGTCACAAGCGCAAACTGGAGGCTCAGGAGACGGCTAGCTCTGTTCCAGAAAAGAAAGTAAAACTCATGGAGCCACTCAGCACAGAGAGTGACAGTGACGAGGCGGGAGGATCTGCTGCTAAGCGGCCAAAAAGGATTACACGAAAGGAACCCTCCCTCGAAGTGGCTAATACCACTCTGGAAGCTTCACGGGATGCAATTGCCATGCGACCCCAGCCTTGGATCCGCGTAAATGCATCCCTCAATCGACGAGTTCTCGATCGCTGGCTGGGCGCCGTTCTCAGCGAGTGCATCTCTCGCGTCGGCTGCACCGTGCACAGCTTGTTTCTGAGGTTCTTGCACTTGGTGCCTGTGGACGTCATGTTCCTGCTGGAGCTTCTGCACGATCTCGGCTGCATACAACTAATGGAGATGCGACCCCACAAAGTGCACGTGGAATCGCTGCTGGATGATGAACACGAAGACGGTGATGAGCAGCCAGTCACGGAGCTCTACGATCCCATGCAGACCTACGTTCAAGTGCATGGCCACGCTATAGGCAGGCTCACCAACTTCATTGGCCTAAAAAAATACAGCACTGAATTTATCTAAAGATCGCTCATTGACTGTCAAGATTAGTTAAGGATGCACTAATATAATGACTTATCTCACATTGTAAGATCAAATTTCAAAGATTACTTTTTATAATATCTTTGAtaggtaaatattttctataaaatgATATATGTACCAATAAGTATTGTTGAAGAAATcggaaaaaataaactatttaagtGATTATATCCTGGCCAccgttttaattttgtataacgTTTCATACGttgataaataatttttaggCATGTTGAACACTTGTGGTTTTTGCTTCTAATAAAGTTATGTGTTAATCAGCAATTTTTGGATGTTAAATTAGATTTCGCGATCTTTGTTCTTTAAATCTGACTTTGGATATTCAAGTGATCCTGATGGGtctggaaaaataaaagtctAGGCTTAAGTCTCAGCTATCATATGAAGGTATatatttgcctttttataaatatgacAATTTAAAACTCCGGCATCTGTTCAAAACTGATGGGTAA
This genomic stretch from Drosophila teissieri strain GT53w chromosome 2L, Prin_Dtei_1.1, whole genome shotgun sequence harbors:
- the LOC122618900 gene encoding general transcription factor 3C polypeptide 1 yields the protein MSASSGGSWIHAIYDEVALEGLEGVTLPYLWDLLARRLKFFPSPLPDRIRDQTWTLLLRTPSHKIEFFELPADRPLMPYYDRLNDIDEQLGLPVVAEQCPYMLFPAAYVQEGDIKGNCNDFKTRKPIPSSDLLSLNAAQATEQWAGRLVVVASQELRETALTPESLMMPKNLPLPNYIFLEAIGRSRYNGHTTAGPWSLINYSKDTGILFYIKNKLINLQLIIAQNYNEMNKGRILVSSLLMLPRFYRIYKNHSQENLEKLYLEIMRTPSRQVPVTEITELLGRPTNFKTKKLLVTHAFRKFFETKQVERPVAPLTKSGKQSKATTRKVTVIQLRNPNMQLKDLYKDDESDENQVSEFLDLGHCFLDMPPEEEVYRAVAKFGKRGLNSNELCHYTGINATSMRHFIKRVKKHGLVKEYSEQVGKSRQFRFVAVGHLGDLTKEDEIKKKALEIRCKDEPNITESTDVLLKDLPEIVTNARPIAFKIKKTRAANQTQRQVNRQKMIVRQIDQNCLVPLPRVLRSLQETERQAGFKDSLCRRSLMRLLRPMVEENVINVFEITLHYNQRVRVYRFATHPKIGLDHAVMKREIVKLKSNFHLITEERLKRPSQMPPKERKELLARRKLAPERSSVVFKTQAPKLLLARTLHEFLYYLHHELSPEQKSLPMTSELVQQWQKSEPALQPRQFFDEWQADEVKVQPYSEDIGWRTFIPPLPRYVDKPSGWLYFMDAMDRMPLSLFLRICRIEREASDELRLQLQHPIRQHYLLSQLKLETIVPRLKLQQLYVGTLRLLNNMGLIQVSEQKLGRDSLHRWVFLNQRTSLLDTTSSTEHNYMQVSADRSYTKLNFEFSSVEQLGNYWAKLQHICIYTKLGYRKSLSTQRSLPARLKVLVFQPTVEFNQAVELDNGTVPGDHLGAAGLSSHLFAHQFRHWSWVQRQNGGKSNAAREKAKRTVRKRAVITRLKIGPRLAVRKARELSSGKTLKKSSGPRDDIDRDALRNMRTLRVKWAPEEDRLLKMGRAVYMFIDAPTMTLALCDLAVVCRDLIRRWLGICNKTTQACVRRVQFMVKMKRDIPDVPSWIYAMQTQPQFNTVYNERFLSQLKRDYPNKTDFQSALMTHFALMMAKLQRMIAKSQGSVSRQFLLPDSLDAFGSQLRECRSAHEEQQLLFQDPASETDLQVAVAHGVLHSNICCAKDKTLLNLQTFEIYKHFSEEVLNSAFNKARADSLLVAVKRRNIQSAASRQISGPGHLLSSKYKYRLIYTKLTHFLYDSFFALDQKLRADQEQQLSSPHFGQLLVMGEWLSENRLRISLQLPTNILTVDTTTMGRQSGCHSDRILDHYSCIFDNAPQTEYSKRLEGECSGRQASRVRFHPANLSFRLPTSAYNQLSKLQLRAMHFFCALDALGEAITLSQSRLEQFDCPFANCIMRSGNYLNAVERIAHEQRPILRQLVADALPSQQFVLESHPAGTPLTVTNANLLPFAQQLEAFWRQRQRTTELKDLGKTLEERTQHKLTDWRSICAELLDDEPHAWEADRVQEYEPALNKEERARAQDVFVVHLPTIGIKVVEQPETKQTIDSLRTSVLDKVLKTTYWQYTENSFESLRPKLHESGFDDRAIRHMEDILCHIEKHSLGVKGLELRRIFPLGDFLLETLHLLADHNLIKRVGIVSVMYVHKNHICNWVVHTFHIKRLEREKVQSMVAAAPGTLLAVVGHKRKLEAQETASSVPEKKVKLMEPLSTESDSDEAGGSAAKRPKRITRKEPSLEVANTTLEASRDAIAMRPQPWIRVNASLNRRVLDRWLGAVLSECISRVGCTVHSLFLRFLHLVPVDVMFLLELLHDLGCIQLMEMRPHKVHVESLLDDEHEDGDEQPVTELYDPMQTYVQVHGHAIGRLTNFIGLKKYSTEFI